In Spirosoma agri, one DNA window encodes the following:
- a CDS encoding UbiA family prenyltransferase yields the protein MLQSVPSSHLRHVGRQVKTFVRASEWWGYKFSPLLATAYATASLTNTSIWSLLPCLLLLLLALTVGAIYVSLLNDWTDRSIDEAAGKANRLAGKSPTFTSLILGFCVSIGFAFGLYFYTLSPAVSLWYLGAWLAYTLYSLPPCRLKTRVFWGILADAAGAHFFPQLFTVALISNWFDYTVSTGWWWATGVWAITCGIRNILWHQLSDVAADRQAGITTFVTRFGERPAQRLGQWVVFPLEVLAFGFVLFILARPLTLAALLVYASLEAMRWKLWEQRPLVLAPNQRIVLNEYYITFYPLALLLSQAGRYPLDYSVVLLHLLLFGGHVSVSARNAFQLVGQLLRRLAR from the coding sequence ATGCTTCAATCGGTACCTTCATCCCACCTTCGTCACGTCGGCCGGCAAGTCAAAACATTCGTTCGGGCCAGTGAATGGTGGGGCTATAAGTTTTCGCCTTTACTCGCTACTGCCTATGCCACCGCAAGTTTGACAAACACATCAATCTGGTCGCTATTGCCCTGCCTGTTGCTCCTGCTGTTGGCGCTGACAGTAGGAGCCATATATGTAAGCCTGCTCAATGACTGGACCGATCGGTCCATTGACGAAGCGGCTGGAAAAGCAAACCGACTAGCTGGGAAATCGCCTACTTTCACTAGTCTGATCTTAGGTTTTTGTGTATCCATTGGCTTTGCTTTCGGGCTATACTTCTATACCCTGTCTCCTGCTGTCAGCCTTTGGTACCTTGGTGCCTGGCTCGCTTACACACTGTATTCACTGCCGCCCTGTCGGTTAAAAACTCGGGTTTTTTGGGGCATACTAGCGGATGCGGCCGGGGCCCATTTCTTCCCGCAATTGTTTACCGTTGCCTTAATTAGTAACTGGTTTGATTATACCGTTTCAACGGGCTGGTGGTGGGCCACAGGCGTCTGGGCAATAACCTGCGGTATACGGAATATTCTCTGGCATCAATTAAGCGATGTAGCAGCGGATCGACAGGCAGGTATTACTACTTTTGTAACCCGTTTTGGCGAACGACCTGCCCAACGGCTTGGGCAATGGGTGGTCTTCCCACTGGAAGTGCTCGCATTCGGATTTGTACTTTTTATCCTGGCTCGTCCGCTTACGCTGGCCGCTTTACTCGTTTATGCAAGTCTGGAAGCGATGCGCTGGAAACTTTGGGAGCAACGTCCACTCGTATTAGCACCCAACCAGCGAATCGTGCTGAACGAATACTACATCACGTTCTACCCGCTGGCATTGCTGCTGAGTCAGGCAGGCCGTTATCCGTTAGATTATAGCGTAGTTCTGTTGCACCTGCTGCTGTTTGGGGGTCACGTATCGGTGTCAGCTCGGAATGCCTTTCAGCTTGTAGGCCAACTACTGCGTCGCCTAGCTCGTTAG
- a CDS encoding glycosyltransferase, with translation MILPVQKPVKPVDSTSRFYTLFFVSSCPEDWGGSEELWAQAAILLAQAGHCVHVFKTNVKRQHPRIQALLAANCTVTDLYQVPSLRIRLRNRLLPIRWQHTTAQRGQQILRQALLAQQPHLTLVAQGNNYDGAAFADVCRRYEHPFALVAQKAVHFLFPYDHERAVIQAAYQSALKCFFVSQHNLELTRRQLSMRLPQAEVVFNPVNPFVQEAFVSPIVPQIAQDGVIRLACVARLDVLDKGQDLLLTVLAQPKWRSRPITVTMYGAGPHRKAIEELVLFLNLDGKVSLGGHVPNPAVIWQTHHALVLPSRSEGLPLALVEAMLCSRPAIATDAGGIAELLINNQTGFLASTPSVEAIDEALERAWHRRDEWQQMGVVAAQHARATVSSDAAQSFSKHLLRLTASLGQ, from the coding sequence TTGATACTACCGGTACAGAAGCCAGTGAAACCCGTTGATTCGACCAGTCGATTCTATACGCTATTTTTCGTTAGCTCCTGCCCCGAAGACTGGGGAGGAAGCGAGGAGCTGTGGGCGCAGGCAGCCATACTCCTGGCTCAAGCTGGCCATTGCGTGCATGTTTTTAAGACCAACGTTAAGCGTCAACATCCCCGTATTCAAGCCCTACTGGCTGCAAACTGTACTGTAACCGACTTGTATCAAGTACCGTCCTTGAGGATTCGGCTTCGAAATCGGCTACTGCCTATTCGGTGGCAGCACACTACGGCTCAGCGGGGACAACAGATTTTACGGCAGGCGCTACTGGCGCAACAACCGCATTTAACCTTGGTTGCCCAGGGCAATAATTACGACGGTGCCGCTTTCGCAGATGTTTGCCGTCGATATGAACATCCTTTTGCGCTGGTTGCCCAGAAGGCCGTTCATTTTTTATTTCCGTACGACCACGAAAGGGCTGTTATTCAAGCCGCTTACCAGTCGGCACTAAAATGCTTTTTTGTGTCTCAACATAACCTGGAGTTGACTCGTCGGCAACTGAGCATGAGATTACCTCAGGCTGAAGTCGTCTTCAACCCAGTGAATCCGTTTGTGCAGGAGGCTTTTGTGAGTCCGATTGTGCCGCAAATCGCTCAAGATGGAGTGATTCGACTGGCATGTGTCGCTCGGCTCGACGTGCTAGATAAGGGTCAGGATTTACTGCTAACCGTACTGGCTCAACCCAAATGGCGATCGCGTCCCATAACAGTTACGATGTATGGAGCAGGTCCACACCGGAAGGCCATCGAAGAACTGGTTCTCTTTCTCAATTTGGACGGTAAAGTCAGCCTGGGGGGCCACGTACCAAATCCTGCCGTCATCTGGCAAACACACCACGCGTTAGTATTACCATCCCGTAGTGAAGGACTGCCTCTGGCCCTGGTGGAAGCGATGCTCTGCAGCCGACCAGCTATAGCAACCGATGCTGGTGGTATTGCTGAACTGCTGATCAATAATCAAACAGGTTTCCTGGCGTCAACGCCTTCAGTCGAAGCCATTGACGAAGCCCTGGAGCGAGCCTGGCACCGACGTGACGAATGGCAACAGATGGGTGTGGTTGCTGCTCAGCACGCCCGTGCTACGGTATCATCCGATGCCGCTCAATCATTTAGTAAGCACCTTCTCCGATTGACAGCGTCTCTCGGCCAATAA
- a CDS encoding ATP-binding protein — translation MNDSPAQPLGRNRIDVLHSYHILDSDTEADYDGIIQLAAQICQTPIAQINFVDETRQWVKANLGLSLGNSPIEESFCAHTILDPLNPLIVEDARLDDRFAHNPSVNQQPHIVFYAGLPLVDPDGFALGSLCVLDQRPRQLTTEQIDALAILARQVVNLLVLRKANQDLKALLHSEQQSRAEAQTQSQLRLASAESEARFRALIEEAPVATMLLVGPDHIIALANQAMIDMLGKGATIVGQPAVQAVPELGAQPYLQVLNQVFASGLTHQARAMPGELDINGERSQHYFDFTYKPLRNSAGEPYGILSVAIDVTEQFMARQQLEEATNQLRSMVESAPFPIGVYTGRQMLIRFANQAIIDVFGKGPDVIGKSYLELLPELADQQIFKQLLGVYDSGVPFASGTQRVMIEHEGALVPYYFNYNFTPLFDASGQVYGVMNTAAEVTELELARQSLEESEGRYRLLSAHLEEQVQQRTQELAAVNEELAASNEELMASNENTTAVNSALSESNLNLSRSNDNLEQFAYIASHDLQEPLRKIQQFGDLLQSQHGDQLGEGMKYLERMQTAAARMSTLIRDLLTFSRIATQRDGSGPVSLQRVVAEVLITLDWTIQDVAAQIQVGSLPTVSGDETQLEQLFQNLLSNALKFRRVDTPPLIAIRATLINATDLPLGVKPDRLTAQYHRIDVMDNGVGFEEKYLDRIFQVFQRLHSKNEFTGTGIGLAICEKVVRNHGGAITATSQPGQGTTFIVYLPG, via the coding sequence ATGAATGACAGTCCGGCCCAACCGCTCGGTAGGAATCGAATTGACGTATTACATAGTTACCACATCCTGGATTCAGATACCGAAGCCGACTATGACGGCATCATCCAGTTAGCGGCTCAAATCTGTCAGACACCCATCGCTCAGATCAATTTCGTGGATGAGACGCGCCAGTGGGTCAAAGCTAATTTGGGGTTGAGCCTGGGCAATTCGCCGATCGAAGAATCCTTTTGTGCCCACACGATTCTAGATCCACTCAACCCCTTGATTGTCGAGGATGCCCGGCTTGATGATCGCTTTGCCCACAATCCATCCGTGAACCAGCAGCCCCACATTGTGTTTTATGCGGGCCTCCCCTTAGTTGATCCAGACGGTTTTGCCTTAGGTTCCCTTTGTGTATTGGATCAACGACCCCGTCAGCTCACTACCGAGCAAATTGACGCGCTGGCCATCCTAGCCCGGCAGGTAGTCAACCTACTGGTACTACGCAAAGCCAATCAAGACTTGAAAGCCCTCCTACACAGTGAACAGCAGAGCCGTGCCGAAGCGCAGACTCAGAGTCAATTACGACTGGCTTCAGCCGAGAGCGAAGCCCGTTTCCGGGCGCTGATTGAGGAAGCACCCGTGGCGACTATGCTGCTGGTTGGCCCCGATCACATCATTGCCCTTGCTAACCAGGCTATGATTGACATGCTGGGTAAGGGGGCTACCATTGTGGGTCAACCGGCCGTGCAGGCGGTACCTGAATTGGGCGCTCAACCGTATTTACAAGTACTTAATCAAGTGTTTGCTTCCGGCCTTACTCACCAGGCCCGGGCCATGCCCGGGGAATTAGACATAAACGGGGAGCGAAGCCAGCATTATTTTGACTTCACCTATAAACCCCTGCGCAATTCAGCCGGCGAGCCGTACGGTATTCTCAGCGTGGCCATTGATGTCACCGAACAGTTTATGGCTCGTCAACAACTGGAAGAAGCCACCAATCAATTGCGCAGTATGGTGGAAAGCGCGCCCTTCCCCATTGGGGTCTATACGGGTCGGCAGATGTTGATTCGCTTTGCCAATCAGGCCATCATTGACGTCTTTGGGAAAGGCCCCGATGTCATTGGCAAATCCTACCTGGAGCTCTTGCCCGAACTGGCAGACCAGCAAATCTTTAAGCAGCTCCTTGGCGTCTATGATTCGGGAGTGCCCTTTGCCAGTGGCACGCAGCGGGTGATGATTGAACATGAGGGCGCTTTAGTGCCTTACTATTTTAATTACAACTTTACCCCGCTCTTCGATGCCAGCGGGCAGGTGTATGGGGTGATGAATACGGCCGCCGAGGTAACGGAGTTAGAGCTAGCCCGGCAGTCGCTGGAAGAAAGTGAGGGGCGCTACCGTCTTTTGTCGGCTCATCTGGAAGAGCAGGTCCAGCAGCGGACCCAGGAGCTGGCAGCTGTCAATGAAGAACTGGCGGCCAGCAACGAAGAGCTGATGGCCAGCAATGAGAACACTACCGCCGTTAACTCGGCGTTGAGCGAATCAAATTTAAATCTTAGCCGCTCCAACGACAACCTGGAACAATTCGCCTATATCGCTAGTCACGACCTTCAGGAGCCTTTGCGCAAGATACAACAGTTTGGCGATCTGTTACAAAGTCAGCACGGAGACCAATTAGGCGAAGGAATGAAGTACTTGGAGCGAATGCAGACGGCAGCGGCTCGCATGTCTACCTTAATTCGTGACTTGCTGACGTTTTCGCGCATCGCTACCCAGCGGGATGGCTCCGGACCGGTCTCGCTTCAGCGGGTTGTTGCTGAAGTGCTCATAACGCTAGACTGGACCATTCAGGATGTAGCGGCTCAGATTCAGGTGGGTAGCTTACCGACCGTGTCGGGTGACGAAACTCAACTTGAGCAGCTCTTTCAGAACCTGCTGAGCAATGCCTTGAAGTTTCGCCGGGTGGATACGCCCCCCCTGATTGCTATACGAGCAACCTTGATCAATGCTACCGACTTACCACTTGGCGTAAAGCCGGATCGTCTAACGGCTCAGTATCACCGAATTGACGTAATGGATAATGGCGTAGGCTTCGAGGAGAAGTATCTGGATCGTATCTTTCAGGTCTTTCAGCGGCTGCACAGCAAGAACGAGTTTACGGGCACGGGCATTGGGCTAGCGATCTGCGAAAAAGTAGTGAGGAATCACGGAGGTGCCATCACGGCTACCAGTCAACCTGGCCAGGGGACAACATTCATCGT